Part of the Streptomyces antimycoticus genome, GCGTGGTGTTCAGCCAACGGTCCCGGCGTGGGCCTCTGGTGCGTGATTCCCGGGCAGTGCGGTTGGCCCGTGCCGGAAGTCCGGGTCGACCTGGGTGCTCAGGTCCTGGCCGGTGGAGCGGTTCGCCCAGGCGTGAGCGTTGCGCAGGTGGAACTCGATCGCCTGCCGTTGGAAGGTCTCCCAGTCCTTGGTGCGGGAGTCCACGGCGGTCCGCAGCTCATCGAGCGCAAGGCGGTGTTCGGGCTTGAGGTCGCCGGTGTGACGGCCTTGTTCACGGGCACGGACCCAGTCGGAGTGGCCGAAGCAGGCCAGCAGGTCGTCGCCGATGTGCTCCTTGAGGAAGAGCCGGTCGTCCTCGCCGGTCACCTTGTTGCCGACCACGGCCAGAGGCACGCCGAACTCGGTGGCGTGGTCTTTGTACTGGCGGTAGACGGATACGCCCTTGCGGGTGGGTTCGGCGACCAGGAAGGTCATGTCGAAGCGGGTGAAGAGCCCGGAGGCGAAGGAGTCGGCCCCGGCGGTCATGTCAACGACGACGTACTCCCCGGGGTCGTCCACCAGATGGTTCAGGTACAGCTCGACGGCGCCGAGCTTTGAGTGATAGCACGCCACGCCGAGGTCCTCCTCGGCGAAGACGCCGGTGGTCATCAGCCCGACTCCGGCGACTTCCCGGATGTGGCGGCTGTGCACCGGATCGGTGCCGAGCAGGCGCAGCAGACGGGAGCCGCTTCCCGGCGGGGTGGTCTTGACCATGACCTCGGCGGAGGGGATGCGGGGGTTGTCGCCGCGCAGG contains:
- a CDS encoding ATP-binding protein, whose translation is MRIAFVGKGGSGKTTLSGLFALHLVRSGAPVVAIDADINQHLGTALGLDEDELCEAVPLSTRLTEIKEYLRGDNPRIPSAEVMVKTTPPGSGSRLLRLLGTDPVHSRHIREVAGVGLMTTGVFAEEDLGVACYHSKLGAVELYLNHLVDDPGEYVVVDMTAGADSFASGLFTRFDMTFLVAEPTRKGVSVYRQYKDHATEFGVPLAVVGNKVTGEDDRLFLKEHIGDDLLACFGHSDWVRAREQGRHTGDLKPEHRLALDELRTAVDSRTKDWETFQRQAIEFHLRNAHAWANRSTGQDLSTQVDPDFRHGPTALPGNHAPEAHAGTVG